Part of the Deltaproteobacteria bacterium genome, CGAGCTGGAACGGATTACCCAGGCAGATGAGACCTTCAGGCAGACAGCCGTCTCGAGCCTCGGGATCCCAGAGGATTCACTCCCTTTTTTCTTTGGGAGACCGATCGCGGAGATCATTGCCCAGGTTACGAAAGGACCGCAAAATCTGCTGCTGGATCGCGAAATAACCTTGGAAGATGAGGTGGCCCCAAAAAACGGGAAGCCCTGGCTGCCGGCTGGCAGGAAGGTGCGCAAATCCTGAGAAATGATGGGATCTTGAACACGGCGTCATGCAGGAAGATGCTGAACCTCACGACTCCAGCACCCATCGCGGCGCCAGCTATCGCCTTTCTCTGCACACTCGTCCTTTTGACCTGGATGCTCCGCAAAGGAATGCCTTGGATGCCCATGGATCATCCGGGGGACAGATCCCTTCACAGCACCCCCATACCCCGTTCAGGAGGAATCGCCCTTATGGCCGGGGTCACAGCGGCAGTCCTGCTCATGGGGACCCAGGCCCGGCCCTGGTTGCCCTATGCCCTTTTCCTTGCCGGGATCTCCTTTATTGACGACATAAAGGGACTTTCCGCCGGGCTCCGTCTCGCTGTCCATGCCGGCGTTGCATGTGCATTTGCCATGGGGACCTTTGCCGGACATGGGGCAATGACTTATATGGCTGTGGTTCTGGCCATCGTATGGATGACGAATCTCTACAATTTCATGGACGGCTCGGATGGACTTGCCGGCGGGATGACGGTCATCGGCTTCGGCTTTTATGGGTTGGCTGCGTGGATTCAGGGATGCCCGCTCTTTGCCGCCATGTGTTTGGCCGTATCTGCATCGGCAGGGGCCTTTCTCGTCTACAACTTCCATCCTGCCAGGATCTTTCTGGGAGACTCCGGCTCCATCCCCCTGGGATTTACCGCCGCCGCCCTTGGGGGCTTGGGATGGATGCAGGGCATGTGGCCCCTGAGCTTCCCGGTCCTCGTCTTTTCACCCTTCATTGTGGATGCATCCACGACCCTGGTCCGGCGCCTTCTCGCAGGGGAAAAGATCTGGATGCCCCACAAGGACCACTACTATCAAAGACTCGTGCGCATGGGATGGGGCCATGTGAAGACGGCCAGGGCCGAATACGTCCTTATGACGGCATCAGGACTCTCCGCCCTCCTGACCCTGACTCCAGGGTATTCCCTCATCGTGCCCCTTGCGTGGATCTGCATCTATGCCATCCTGATGTACTGGATCGATTCTGCCTGGCAGAGATTCAGGGGAAAAACGGCGTAAGGGATGAAAATATAGCAGGCCTTCCGTCACCCACCCACGCCAAGGAGATTATGCACGATCCTGCCGCCGACAAGGGTAAGGACCGCTCTGCCAGTTAAGGTCGTGCCAAGGAACGGGGTATTGTGGCTTTTAGAACAGAGGTTTTCCGGGGTGACCTCGAAGGACCGCTCGGGATCAAACACGGCGATGTCCGCCCGATCCCCAGGGCTGAGTGTCCCACCAGGGATCCTGAGGATCTGTGCAGGTGTAGTGGAAAGAAGGCGGATGATATGGGCAGGGTCGAGGCGGCCGGCCCTGACAAGCGCGAGGGACAAGGGAAAGGCGGTCTCAAGGCCGATGATCCCGCTTGCGGCAAGCGGAAATTCCACATCCTTCTCGAGGCTGCTATGGGGTGCGTGATCCGTTGCAATGACGTCGAGGGTTCCGTCAGCGAGTCCCTCGATAATGGCCTGCCTGTCCTCCTCGGTCCGAAGAGGGGGGTTCATCTTCGCCCTGGTGTCAAAATCAAGAACAGCCTCCTCGGTGAGGCTGAAGTAATGGGGGGCGGTCTCGGCCGAGACCCGCACCCCGCGACCCTTTGCACGGCGTATGATCTCAACCGCGCCCCTTGTGCTCACGTGGGCGATGTGGAGCCTGGCACCCGTGAGTTCCGCAAGGGCCACATCCCGAAAGACGGCGATATCCTCTGCGGCCCACGGAATCCCCTTGAGGCCGAGAAGGGTGGAAATACGTCCTTCATTCACACAGCCGCCTTCTGAAAGGGCCGGTTCCTCTGCATGTGATATGATGAGGGCATCCAGCCCCTGCGCGTATTCGAGGGCGATGCGCATGAGCCCTGCGTCTTGAACCGGAGAGCCGTCGTCTGAAAAGGCTACGGCCCCGGCCCTTAGGAGGTCGTCAAATTCCGTCAGCTCCTTTCCGGCCCGGCCCCTGGTAATGGCTGCCACAGGATGGACACGTGCATTCCCTGCATCCCGTGCCCGTTCCAGAATGAACCGGGTGACAGCGGCCGAATCATTCGGGGGAAGGGTGTTAGGCATGGCAGCAACAGCGGTGAACCCGCCTGCGACTGCGGCCCGGGTCCCGGATTCGATGGTCTCCTTGTACTCCTCACCCGGTTCCCTCAGATGGACATGGAGATCCACGAGCCCAGGGGTCACCCATTTTCCCGTCACGTCCAGCAGAAGGCATGCGTCCGGGGCGGGTATCCCGTGCCCGACCGCCTCAATCCGGCCATTGCGGACCAGGATGTCGCCTGGGCCGTCCAGTCCGTTGGCCGGATCAATTATCCTCCCATTTCTGAGCAGAAGATCCGTCACGTCCCACCGCCCTCCCTGTTGGTGTCCGAAATGATGAGCAGGGACAGGAGGGCCATCCTGACGGCGACCCCGTTCGTCACCTGATCGAGGATCACAGACCGGGGATCCTCGAAGACATCAGGGGCAATCTCCACCCCCTGATTCACAGGCCCGGGGTGCATGAGCACCACATCCGGACTGGCAAGACGCAGACGCTCCCTTGTGATGCCGTAGAGCTGGGCATACTCCCTTATGGATGGTACGAGGGCCCTCCTCTCTCTCTCTTTCTGTATCCTCAAGGCCATGACCACGTCCGCGCCGTCCAGGGCCTCCTCAACGCACCGGGCCGACCGTGCACCAAGGGCTTCCACATAGGGCGGCATCATGGTCCCAGGACCACAGACCGTCACCTCCGCCCCCATCTTGCTGAAGGCCCGGATGTCGGAATGCGCCACACGACTGTGGGCAATGTCTCCGATGATGGCGATCCTGAGCCCGGCGATCCTTCCGAAGCGTTCCCTCACTGTGAAGAGGTCGAGAAGGGCCTGGGACGGGTGTTCGTTCGTCCCGTCACCGGCATTTATCACCGGGGTGTCCACGTGCCGGGCAAGGAAATGCGGGGCCCTGGAGAGAGGATGCCTGAGCACGATGATGTCAGGCCGCATGGCCTCGATATTGAGGGCGGTATCAAGGAGGCTTTCTCCCTTGACGACGCTGCTCGAGGCAGCAGAGACCGATATGGTGTCGGCGCTCAAACGTTTCGCTGCAAGCTCAAAGGAAAGACGCGTCCTGGTGCTCGGCTCGAAAAAGAGATGCACGACCGAGCGGCCCCTCAGGGGAGGGACCTTTTTGATTGGACGGTCGAGTATGTCCTTCAGGGCATCTGCTGTGTCAAGGACGAGTTCCACGTCCCGCACAGTCATGTGCTCTATGCCGAGGACGTGGCGCGAGGAAAGCCGGTTCATTCCTGAAAAAGGCCTCCTTTCGACAGGAAAGGAGGCCTTTGAGGCGTGAAAGGCAGAAAAAATTTGGGCATAAGTTTACGCATTACAGATAACTCGTAGCACATACACGTCTTGCAAGTCAAGCAGCGAGAATTGGGGCCTTTCCGCTGAGCCAGGACCCTGAATCCGTGAGCCTGCGGCCAGGGTATTTGTGGAGTGAGGCGCCCATGGACGGGGCTCGAACGGCAAATCCGCCCCCATGGACGGGGGCTATTTGCCGCACGGAACAAATACCCTGGCCGCAGGCTTATTTTGTAAAATCAAATGGTTAACTGCATATCTCACGGATTCAGGAGGACATCAAAGTATGCATATGTCCTGACCGCCTTGGGTCAGCATCTCTGCCCCCTTTTCCGTCACAAGGAAGGTATCCTCAATACCCACAAGGCCGACACCTGGCAACGCGAGCTTGGGCTCCACGGCGATCACCATTCCCGGCTCGAGGATCATCTTGTTCCTCCTGCTCAGGAAGGGATACTCATCGATCTCCACCCCAAGGCCATGGCCCACGAATGCGACCTGACTGCCAGAGATCCCCATAAAGTGGTCTGCATGGCCCAGACGCCCCATCTCCTCCACTGCCCACGAATAGATCTCCCCACTTACTGCACCCGGCGCAAGTCTATCCTGGATGCCTCGATGCACATGGAGAACGGCCTTATATGCATCCACCAGGGACGTGGGAGGGGTGCCAAGAAAAAAGAGTCGCGTCATGTCACTGTGATAGCCGTCAAAGAGCCCTCCCATATCAACGCTTACCGGCTCTCCAACCCCAATCCTGCGGGCGCAGGCCCCGACTCCAAAGGCCGGCCCTATCCCCCTGCCTCCGCCCGGTGTATTGGTCCAGGCCGGAACGGCCCCCTCAGGCCCGGAAAGGACCTGGGCGGAGCCGAATTCCTGGGTCCATCCCCTCATCCTGATGAAACCGGGATGCCCCCGAAGCCTGAGTTCCCGCTCGATTTCGGCGGAAAGGGCAAGCTCGGACACGCCTGGCCTCAAAAAATCCGGGACACGGGAGAAGACCTGGGCGATCTGTCGGCAGGCCGAACGAATGCGCTCGATCTCCCACAGGGACTTGACTGCACGCAGGCCCCTCACAAGGGGAGAGACATCCACCGCCTCGGCCTGGGCCCAGACCTTTTCTGTATAAAAAAGATACAGGGCAGCGGGAAGACAGTCCATTTCGAGCCCAAGCCTTTTCGGCATGGGTATGCCTTGCTCAGCCAGGATCCGGGAAAGGGAATTCAGGCTGGGGAGGGGGGCGATGCGGGCCAAGGGGGATTCTTCCCTGGCCCGATCGATGGACCGCCAGACGAGGAGAAGGGGCTCTCCTTCCACGGGGACGAGGAGGTGGGAGTCCTGGACCGTGCCTGTAAAATAGTAGAGGTCCGCGTTCTGGCGGATGAGCGCAAGGTCTATGCTGCTTAGCGCAAGACACTCCTGAAGGGCCTGAATCCTGCGGGCAATTTCATCGCCCGGGACAAGACGTGGGGGATTCACCAGGACCTCCATTCCAGCCGAGCCGTTCCGCAACGGCAAGCACGGTTCTGGCATACGGACGGCTGTAGTTGTAGGCGAGGATCACCTTCAGTTGATCGTCCCGGCCAAGCCCCGGCCTCCAGCCGTGTGACCGGAGATAATTCGCCATGCTTGCCGCCGCGTCTTCCACAGTAAAGAGGTTGACACGACCGTCAGCGTCCCGGTCCACACCATATTTGATGACGTTCGTGGGCATGAACTGACACAGCCCGATGGCGCCAAAAATGGATGCCGGAGTGGTTACAGGATCGATCCCCCCCTCCCGTGAGTGGCGGAGAAGGGCACGAAGCTCCTGGTAGGCCCATTCAGATTTGTCCCGAAGCCTTTTATCGAGGCCCTCCCGTTCCGAAGCGGCCATAGAATCCAAAGGCAGCCACATGGCCATCTCCTCAATAGACCCTGCCCTGGCCATGCTTGCCAGGACCGTAAAGGCGTTCCCGCCTCCCAGATATGCCCCGAGATCCGTTTCGATCAAGAAGACCGCGGTCTGGATCTCCTTGGGGACGCCGAAATCCTTTTCCACACGGCACAAAAGGTCCTGGTTCTTCGCGAGAAACGAACGGGCGCGTCTGATGCGCTCGGGGGCAAGAAAACGTTCGTAGTTGAGTGCAACCTCCGAATGGGTGAGCTTTCGGGGCATCACTCTGGGGTCAAAACGGACGGCGTCACGGGAGAACAGCTCGGCCAGCCCCTTGGGATCCTCACCGTCCGCTACGAGCCTTTCAACAAGAGGGGCCCAAAAGGGATCCACGCCAGCGATGGGTTCGGAAGCCCATGCCGGAGTCACCCAAAAAAGGAGGTAAAGGACACCATGGACGAAGAGGCGGAGAAATATGCCTCCCACTGCTAACCCGCCCAGCCCTTTGGATACCCTTTCACCGTGATGTTCTCTACCCTGACCACACGCACAGGGGCGTCATCCTTGAAGAGCTGGGCGATCTGCCGGGTCTCAGCCAGGAATTTTTGCTTTGCGGCGCCGGCAAGCACTGTACGGGGCAGGGCCTTGATCTTGAGGGGGTCGACAAAGGTTCCGTTCAGCTTCACCCGGTAGTCGAGATGGGGTCCGGTAGCAAGGCCGCTGGCCCCAACTCCTCCGATGGTCTGACCTTGTTTTACGCGTGCCCCTTTCTTGATTTCAGCACTGAAACGGGAAAGGTGGGCATAGTGGGTCTCATATCCGCCTTCGTGCTTGAGGATCACTAGCCTGCCATAGCCCCTCTGCCAGCCCGCATATTCGACGATTCCATCGGCAGCAGCCATGACAGGGGTCCCCATGGGCGCGGCAAGATCTATCCCATGGTGGGGCCGGTGGATGCCAAGGATGGGGTGGAGGCGGCTATTGGAAAACCTGGAGGTGACGCGAAAGACAGGAAGTGGCGAGCGGAGGAAAGATGAGGCGAGTGCCCTTCCTGAGCCGTCGAAGTAACGGTCTTCTCCATCGACCGTGTGGAGATAGGCGTCGTACTCGCCTGATGCCCCCTTGAACTGGGCTGCAAGGATCCTTCCGTATCCCAGAAAGGAGCCATCCCGGGAGAAGCGCTCAAAGACGAGAGAAAAGCGGTCCTCGCCCCTGACCTCACGGTTAAAATCGACCCGCGAGGCAAAAATGCGTGCATATGCCGTGACGAGCTGATCGCTCACTCCGGCCCTGTGAAACGCATCGAAAAGCGAATCCCCAATGGTACCTGAGATCTTCACCACCTCCTTTTCGAGATGGACGGGCTCCTTGCTGACTTGATAGGATTCGTCACCAGAAGACTCGAGTGTATAGATCTCGAATGGATTCTTCTCGTAGGTACACCTCAGTAGCTGTCCCGCATAGTCGAGCGCCAAGGTAAATCTTTCCCCGGGTCTGCAGGTCCGGAAGTTGATGTATCGGGAAAGGGACTCGATGATGGACTCCCGGATGGAATCGTCCAATTGCAGCCGGGCCAGCGCCTCGGAAAAGGTCTCACCTTCCCTGAGGGTGTCCTGGATGACCGTCTCCTTTTCCGATGAGGCCTTGTGTATGAGAGGTTCAGGGGCCGATGCGACAGAAACAGACTGGATGGAGGGATTCAGGTCTTCACAGGAGACTGAATGGATCGAAGGAAACGTTTCATCGAAGGCCTTGTGGAGACCCTCGCCAAGAAAGGAAGCGCCCTCAATGCAGCAGAAAAAGACGACGAACGGCGCGAGGTCGCTGGGACGGAAATATTTCATGCGCTCTTGCCTCCTGGTCGTTGTAGTCGTTCGGTCAGTCTAAGCGATGAATGAAGATTCATCAACCTTTCTGCATTCATGCGGTCTTGCGGTCCCCCATGGTCTGTACCCACACCTTTCTGTTTCGTGGTCCGTCGTATTCACAGAAAAAGACCTTCTGCCAGGTCCCGAGGCACATTCGCGCACCAGAGACGATGATCTGGACACTCGAACCCGTAAGCGTCGCCTTGATGTGGGCCGGGGAGTTTCCCTCAAGATGACGATAGTCGAAATCCTCAGGGACGACCTCGTTCAGGACCGAGACCACGTCCCGGGCGACAGCTGGGTCTGCCCCCTCGTTTATGGTCACCCCGGCGGTCGTGTGAGGGACGAAAACCACAACGACCCCCTCCATAAGGCCTTCTTCCTTGACTATACGGACCACATCTTCCGTGATGTCCACGAACTCATGCCTTTTTCGGGTAGTGACGCCGAATTCCTTCATGATGACACAAACCTTCCCTTTCCCTCGTCTTTCATCGGCATTTTTCCTGTGCCTGTGGAATCACTTCGGGAGATAATGCCCCACCCGCCGTGCCGCATCCTCAAAAGAGATCCCATGGACGTGAAAGACCTTTTCCCTGCACTTTCCCCCTCCGCGCAGGTCCACATTCCCGATAGGGACCCCGAACACCAGGGCGAGGAAACGCCGGCATTCCTTGTTCGCCTCCCCATCCACTGGAGGGGCATTGATCTTCACCTTGAGAGATCCGCCGTGGAGACCCGCAATACCGCTTTTGCCCGATCGGGGGACCGCATGGACCCTGACGAGCACCCCCGATTCTCCAAGACTCGAGAGAAAAGGGATGCGGGATGAAGGGGCATCACCAGTCTCCTTACACACAGGGCGGTTCGTCCTCCTGAAAAAGCCTCCTGCCCAGGTCCTGCACCTCCTTAAAGATCCTGATGAAGAGATCCCGGTCCCTTGCCCGTATGCATCCCCTGATCCGCTCCGCCTCTGTGCTGAAGAGGGCAAGGACCTCATCCGTGTGGGGATTGTCCATCTGAATCGTCGCGTAGAGTTCCGGATCCTGCACGGCGAGCCGAGAGACGATCCGCATCTGGAGCTCGAAACTCGGGGTAGCCAGGGCCTGAAGCAAGGCAAGGTCCAAACCCTCCTCCTGAATCGCCTTTCCCATACCCAGGAGCAGGTAGTGATTCAATGCCTGAACCCACGCCATGATCCGATCGTGGGTATCGGCCTCGACGATGTGGGTAATGCCCCCCCTGCCCGCAAGAAAACCCTCCCACCAGCTCAGCCACCGCTTCCCCCTGCCAGGACAGAGGGCGATGCGTCTTCCCGCAAGGGATTCCTCCCCGGGGCCGAAAAGGGGATGGGTGCCAACGACTGCGCATGTACTATGTGCGAGCATGGTCGCCACCTGGGTCCTTTTCAAGGAGCAGAGATCCGTAAGGAATGCATGCTCGGGCATAATGGGACCGATGGAGGCAACAATCTCAGGGAAGACATCCATGGGGACGGAGACGATCACCACGTCGCAGGATGCGGCCAGGTCCTCCGGGCGAATGGGCGTGTCCCGGTCCGCGAGCGAGACCGGAAGCCCCGCCTCCTCGAAAAGGCGCGCAAACCAACGGCCCATACGGCCATGCCCCCCGACGATCCCGATCCTCGGGACGGATCCCGCTGCCAAAGGCCCGTCACATTGAAAGAAAGGCCTTTCCCTGTCCGGAGAGCGGTGCGTCTCTTCTTCTCTGCTCACGATCTCAATACCTCAATGGGTTCGATTGCCGTTGCCCTGCGGGCCGGGTAGATCCCCGATATGATACCAATCAGGACGGATGCGGCAAAGGCGGAAAGGTGTCCCATGCCTGATGAGGAGACAGGAAGGTCGGCTATACGAAAAATGACGAGGTTTAGTACCATGCCTGCCAGCATCCCCACCGTGCCTCCAGCCACGGAGATGAGTGAAGATTCCGTAAGAAACTGAAGGACAATATCCCTCTTTCTCCCCCCGACCGCCCGCCGAAGCCCGATCTCTATTCGCCTTTCGTTCACGATGAGGATCATGATGGAAAGTATCCCGATCCCCCCGATGGAAAAGGATATGATGGATGAGACCGTTCCGAGGGTGCCGATCATCCTCATGGCCTGGGTCTTCAGGGCAGAGACGTCTCTAATGTCGATCACTGTGAAGTCGTCCTTTTCACCCGGCCCGATCCGATGCAAGAGCCGAAGTAGGTCCGTGATGCCGCGCCGCGCCTGCATCATCCTGGAGTCGTCCTCGATCTTGACGAAGATCGAATCCACGTAATCCCTGTTGGCAAGCCTATGGAGGAACGTGGAAAGGGGCACAAAGACCTGACTGTCCTGATCGGCCCCGGAGACGTCGGCCCCCTTCTCCTCCATGACGCCGACGACCTTCATAGGGACGCGCCACACCATGACTTGCCGCCCAAGGGGATCCTCGTTTCCAAAAAGCTTCCGGGCGATCTTGCTGCCAAGCACCACCACCCTGGCCTGATCCCTTTCCTCACGCTCCCCCCAGAAGACCCCCTGCATGGGTCTGAACTCCCGGACACGGGGAAAGTTCGTCGCCACTCCCACGACGAGCGTGGCCGGAAGGACCTTTCCCAGGTAACGCACCGGGAAGACCTTGCTTCCGGACGGCGAAACCGCCTCCACGCCCAGGATCTGATCCCCAATGGCCCGGGCGTCATGGACCGTGAGGGTGTTGGCATCGCTCATGAGCCGGGTCCGCGGGCCGTGGCTGACGACGACCCCGCTTTTGACTATGAGAAGCCTTTCTCCGAGCTTGCGCGTCTCGTTTTTGGTCTTTTCGGTCATGGAGTCCGTCACCCCGGAGACCACGATAAGGGAAAGGGTTCCGAAAAAGACGCCGAGGGATGCAAGAATGGTCCTGATACGAAAATTCTCCAAGGATCTCAGGGCTATGATGAGATTTAGAAGAAAACGGCTCACGAGCGGAGGGCCTCGAGGGGGGTAAGGCGGGCCGCCTTCCGGGCGGGCTGCAGACCAAATACGAGTCCAACGACCGTGGAAAGCGCGATTCCAACTGCGAGCGCACGCCAGGAGAAATGCAGAGGGAAATCCGCCACTAAGGCAAGGAGACGGGACGATAAAACGGCGAGGAGAAAACCGAGGAGACCCCCGGCAGTCGTGAGAAGGAAGGCCTCAGCGAGGAATTGCCAGAGGATATCTCCTCGGCGCGCCCCGAGGGCACGGCGTATGCCGATCTCCCGCGTCCTTTCAGACACGGAAAGGAGGAAGAGGTTGGCAAGGACGAATCCGGCGACCACGAGGGAGATTGTCCCGGTGATTCCGAGAAATACAACAAGGGATCCTGTCAGGGCGACGAGGAAGGTGATGATCTCTGTCGGAGAAATGACACGGAAGTCATCGGGCTGGCCTTCCGGCGTCCCATGACGTTCGCGGAGAAACGACCGAAGTTCCCGTGTGCGCTCGGATAGGCGGTCCTGATCCAGGAAACGGACCCGAAAGGCGCTAATGTACTGCCTCTCGTTTTTGATCTTGCCCATGACAGTCGTAATGGGCATCACGAGGCGGTCGTCCAGGTTGGTGCCATCAGGGGCCATCCCCCGCTCTCCCAGGACCCCGATAACCCGGACAGGGATCCCCTTGACGATGACCGTGCGTCCCACTGGCTCCTCGTCCCCGAAGAGTTCCCTGGCGAGAAAGGCCCCGATGAGGGCGACCTTTCTGGCCCCTTTCACGTGATCATCAGTGATATCAGAGCCCCTGACGACCGGCCACGTCCAGGCCCGGCTGTAATCGCTTCCGGCCCCTACCACCATGGTCCTGTATTTCCTGGACCGGTAGGACACCGGGACGTCGCCTTGGGAACTCATGGGCACGCCAATATATACGGTGGGAAACCGATCCAGAACAGCGCG contains:
- a CDS encoding glycosyltransferase family 4 protein; amino-acid sequence: MLRKGMPWMPMDHPGDRSLHSTPIPRSGGIALMAGVTAAVLLMGTQARPWLPYALFLAGISFIDDIKGLSAGLRLAVHAGVACAFAMGTFAGHGAMTYMAVVLAIVWMTNLYNFMDGSDGLAGGMTVIGFGFYGLAAWIQGCPLFAAMCLAVSASAGAFLVYNFHPARIFLGDSGSIPLGFTAAALGGLGWMQGMWPLSFPVLVFSPFIVDASTTLVRRLLAGEKIWMPHKDHYYQRLVRMGWGHVKTARAEYVLMTASGLSALLTLTPGYSLIVPLAWICIYAILMYWIDSAWQRFRGKTA
- a CDS encoding dihydroorotase — encoded protein: MTDLLLRNGRIIDPANGLDGPGDILVRNGRIEAVGHGIPAPDACLLLDVTGKWVTPGLVDLHVHLREPGEEYKETIESGTRAAVAGGFTAVAAMPNTLPPNDSAAVTRFILERARDAGNARVHPVAAITRGRAGKELTEFDDLLRAGAVAFSDDGSPVQDAGLMRIALEYAQGLDALIISHAEEPALSEGGCVNEGRISTLLGLKGIPWAAEDIAVFRDVALAELTGARLHIAHVSTRGAVEIIRRAKGRGVRVSAETAPHYFSLTEEAVLDFDTRAKMNPPLRTEEDRQAIIEGLADGTLDVIATDHAPHSSLEKDVEFPLAASGIIGLETAFPLSLALVRAGRLDPAHIIRLLSTTPAQILRIPGGTLSPGDRADIAVFDPERSFEVTPENLCSKSHNTPFLGTTLTGRAVLTLVGGRIVHNLLGVGG
- a CDS encoding aspartate carbamoyltransferase catalytic subunit; amino-acid sequence: MNRLSSRHVLGIEHMTVRDVELVLDTADALKDILDRPIKKVPPLRGRSVVHLFFEPSTRTRLSFELAAKRLSADTISVSAASSSVVKGESLLDTALNIEAMRPDIIVLRHPLSRAPHFLARHVDTPVINAGDGTNEHPSQALLDLFTVRERFGRIAGLRIAIIGDIAHSRVAHSDIRAFSKMGAEVTVCGPGTMMPPYVEALGARSARCVEEALDGADVVMALRIQKERERRALVPSIREYAQLYGITRERLRLASPDVVLMHPGPVNQGVEIAPDVFEDPRSVILDQVTNGVAVRMALLSLLIISDTNREGGGT
- a CDS encoding Xaa-Pro peptidase family protein, translating into MNPPRLVPGDEIARRIQALQECLALSSIDLALIRQNADLYYFTGTVQDSHLLVPVEGEPLLLVWRSIDRAREESPLARIAPLPSLNSLSRILAEQGIPMPKRLGLEMDCLPAALYLFYTEKVWAQAEAVDVSPLVRGLRAVKSLWEIERIRSACRQIAQVFSRVPDFLRPGVSELALSAEIERELRLRGHPGFIRMRGWTQEFGSAQVLSGPEGAVPAWTNTPGGGRGIGPAFGVGACARRIGVGEPVSVDMGGLFDGYHSDMTRLFFLGTPPTSLVDAYKAVLHVHRGIQDRLAPGAVSGEIYSWAVEEMGRLGHADHFMGISGSQVAFVGHGLGVEIDEYPFLSRRNKMILEPGMVIAVEPKLALPGVGLVGIEDTFLVTEKGAEMLTQGGQDICIL
- a CDS encoding lytic murein transglycosylase; the protein is MGGIFLRLFVHGVLYLLFWVTPAWASEPIAGVDPFWAPLVERLVADGEDPKGLAELFSRDAVRFDPRVMPRKLTHSEVALNYERFLAPERIRRARSFLAKNQDLLCRVEKDFGVPKEIQTAVFLIETDLGAYLGGGNAFTVLASMARAGSIEEMAMWLPLDSMAASEREGLDKRLRDKSEWAYQELRALLRHSREGGIDPVTTPASIFGAIGLCQFMPTNVIKYGVDRDADGRVNLFTVEDAAASMANYLRSHGWRPGLGRDDQLKVILAYNYSRPYARTVLAVAERLGWNGGPGESPTSCPGR
- a CDS encoding M23 family metallopeptidase, yielding MKYFRPSDLAPFVVFFCCIEGASFLGEGLHKAFDETFPSIHSVSCEDLNPSIQSVSVASAPEPLIHKASSEKETVIQDTLREGETFSEALARLQLDDSIRESIIESLSRYINFRTCRPGERFTLALDYAGQLLRCTYEKNPFEIYTLESSGDESYQVSKEPVHLEKEVVKISGTIGDSLFDAFHRAGVSDQLVTAYARIFASRVDFNREVRGEDRFSLVFERFSRDGSFLGYGRILAAQFKGASGEYDAYLHTVDGEDRYFDGSGRALASSFLRSPLPVFRVTSRFSNSRLHPILGIHRPHHGIDLAAPMGTPVMAAADGIVEYAGWQRGYGRLVILKHEGGYETHYAHLSRFSAEIKKGARVKQGQTIGGVGASGLATGPHLDYRVKLNGTFVDPLKIKALPRTVLAGAAKQKFLAETRQIAQLFKDDAPVRVVRVENITVKGYPKGWAG
- a CDS encoding secondary thiamine-phosphate synthase enzyme YjbQ; this encodes MKEFGVTTRKRHEFVDITEDVVRIVKEEGLMEGVVVVFVPHTTAGVTINEGADPAVARDVVSVLNEVVPEDFDYRHLEGNSPAHIKATLTGSSVQIIVSGARMCLGTWQKVFFCEYDGPRNRKVWVQTMGDRKTA
- a CDS encoding DUF167 domain-containing protein; this translates as MCKETGDAPSSRIPFLSSLGESGVLVRVHAVPRSGKSGIAGLHGGSLKVKINAPPVDGEANKECRRFLALVFGVPIGNVDLRGGGKCREKVFHVHGISFEDAARRVGHYLPK
- a CDS encoding prephenate dehydrogenase/arogenate dehydrogenase family protein; protein product: MSREEETHRSPDRERPFFQCDGPLAAGSVPRIGIVGGHGRMGRWFARLFEEAGLPVSLADRDTPIRPEDLAASCDVVIVSVPMDVFPEIVASIGPIMPEHAFLTDLCSLKRTQVATMLAHSTCAVVGTHPLFGPGEESLAGRRIALCPGRGKRWLSWWEGFLAGRGGITHIVEADTHDRIMAWVQALNHYLLLGMGKAIQEEGLDLALLQALATPSFELQMRIVSRLAVQDPELYATIQMDNPHTDEVLALFSTEAERIRGCIRARDRDLFIRIFKEVQDLGRRLFQEDEPPCV
- a CDS encoding ABC transporter permease, translated to MSRFLLNLIIALRSLENFRIRTILASLGVFFGTLSLIVVSGVTDSMTEKTKNETRKLGERLLIVKSGVVVSHGPRTRLMSDANTLTVHDARAIGDQILGVEAVSPSGSKVFPVRYLGKVLPATLVVGVATNFPRVREFRPMQGVFWGEREERDQARVVVLGSKIARKLFGNEDPLGRQVMVWRVPMKVVGVMEEKGADVSGADQDSQVFVPLSTFLHRLANRDYVDSIFVKIEDDSRMMQARRGITDLLRLLHRIGPGEKDDFTVIDIRDVSALKTQAMRMIGTLGTVSSIISFSIGGIGILSIMILIVNERRIEIGLRRAVGGRKRDIVLQFLTESSLISVAGGTVGMLAGMVLNLVIFRIADLPVSSSGMGHLSAFAASVLIGIISGIYPARRATAIEPIEVLRS
- a CDS encoding ABC transporter permease, with translation MQVSCLLRQSLQAVYAFRLRAVFSLLSVALGVGSLTVIVAATEGAYQKAYEIVGRFGPDSLLVIGGSDEARAIGQREKTLTLEDMRAVLDRFPTVYIGVPMSSQGDVPVSYRSRKYRTMVVGAGSDYSRAWTWPVVRGSDITDDHVKGARKVALIGAFLARELFGDEEPVGRTVIVKGIPVRVIGVLGERGMAPDGTNLDDRLVMPITTVMGKIKNERQYISAFRVRFLDQDRLSERTRELRSFLRERHGTPEGQPDDFRVISPTEIITFLVALTGSLVVFLGITGTISLVVAGFVLANLFLLSVSERTREIGIRRALGARRGDILWQFLAEAFLLTTAGGLLGFLLAVLSSRLLALVADFPLHFSWRALAVGIALSTVVGLVFGLQPARKAARLTPLEALRS